The Ciconia boyciana chromosome 2, ASM3463844v1, whole genome shotgun sequence genome has a segment encoding these proteins:
- the AZIN1 gene encoding antizyme inhibitor 1 isoform X1 yields MKGFLEDANYSIGLLDEGATLADVIDNCIYEHTHTGQRAFFVGDLGKLVKKNIQWQNVMAPIKPFYPVRCNSTPGVLEILGTLGVGFACSSKSEMALVQDLGISPENIIYTNPCKQASQIKYAAKAGINIMTCDNDIELKKIARNHPNAKLLLHIATEDITADEEMNMKFGTTLKSCRHLMECAKELGVQIVGVKFHVSGSCKELQTYIHAISDARCVFDMAEEFGFKMNMLDIGGGFTGSELQLEEVNHVIRPLLDVYFPKESGVNVIAEPGFYYVSSAFTLAVNIIAKKTVEYDKLLPSGVEQTRNDDEPVFTYYINDGVYGSFASKLSEKLNTIPEVHKKYKEDEPLFASSLWGPSCDELDQIVENCLLPELSVGDWLIFDNMGSGTLGEQSTFNDYQRPLIYYMMSFSDWDEMQDAGIASDTLMKNFFFVPSCIQLSPEDRFSTAA; encoded by the exons ATGAAAGGATTTCTTGAGGATGCAAATTACTCCATTGGCCTGTTGGATGAAGGAGCTACTCTTGCAGATGTTATTGACAACTGTATTTATGAACACACTCAT acTGGACAAAGAGCATTTTTTGTTGGCGATCTTGGAAAGCTTGTAAAGAAGAACATACAATGGCAGAACGTGATGGCACCAATAAAACCATTTTATCCTGTAAGATGCAATTCTACTCCAGGTGTACTTGAAATTTTGGGAACCCTTGGCGTCGGATTTGCATGTTCCAGTAAA tctgaaatggCATTGGTACAAGACCTGGGCATTTCTCCTGAAAACATTATATATACAAATCCTTGCAAGCAAGCTTCTCAGATAAAGTATGCAGCGAAAGCTGGGATAAACATCATGACTTGTGACAATGATATTGAGCTGAAGAAAATTGCACGTAACCATCCAAATGCTAA GCTCTTACTGCACATTGCCACAGAAGACATTACTGCTGATGAGGAGATGAATATGAAGTTTGGCACCACCCTGAAGAGCTGTAGGCACCTCATGGAATGTGCTAAGGAGTTGGGAGTCCAAATAGTTGGTGTCAA atttcatGTTTCAGGCTCTTGCAAGGAACTGCAAACGTACATTCATGCTATATCTGATGCCCGGTGTGTGTTTGACATGGCT GAAGAATTTGGCTTTAAGATGAACATGTTGGATATTGGTGGGGGCTTCACGGGTTCAGAGCTTCAGCTGGAAGAG GTTAATCACGTTATCAGGCCATTGCTGGATGTCTACTTTCCTAAGGAATCTGGTGTTAATGTGATTGCAGAGCCTGGATTTTACTATGTTTCATCTGCATTTACACTAGCAGTTAACATCATTGCAAAGAAGACTGTTGAGTATGATAAACTTCTTCCTTCTGGAG TGGAGCAAACCAGGAATGATGATGAACCAGTATTTACGTATTACATAAATGATGGTGTTTATGGTTCTTTTGCAAGTAAATTGTCTGAGAAACTGAATACTATCCCAGAGGTTCACAAG AAATACAAGGAAGATGAGCCTCTGTTCGCGAGCAGCCTTTGGGGTCCATCCTGTGATGAGCTTGATCAAATTGTGGAAAACTGTCTTCTTCCTGAGTTGAGCGTTGGAGACTGGCTGATCTTTGATAATATGGGTTCTGGTACCTTAGGTGAACAGTCTACCTTTAACGACTATCAGAGGCCACTGATTTACTACATGATGTCTTTCAGTGATTG ggATGAGATGCAAGATGCTGGAATTGCTTCAGACACATTGATGAAGAACTTCTTCTTTGTGCCTTCTTGCATTCAGCTGAGCCCAGAAGACCGCTTTTCCACTGCAGCTTAA
- the AZIN1 gene encoding antizyme inhibitor 1 isoform X2, producing the protein MAPIKPFYPVRCNSTPGVLEILGTLGVGFACSSKSEMALVQDLGISPENIIYTNPCKQASQIKYAAKAGINIMTCDNDIELKKIARNHPNAKLLLHIATEDITADEEMNMKFGTTLKSCRHLMECAKELGVQIVGVKFHVSGSCKELQTYIHAISDARCVFDMAEEFGFKMNMLDIGGGFTGSELQLEEVNHVIRPLLDVYFPKESGVNVIAEPGFYYVSSAFTLAVNIIAKKTVEYDKLLPSGVEQTRNDDEPVFTYYINDGVYGSFASKLSEKLNTIPEVHKKYKEDEPLFASSLWGPSCDELDQIVENCLLPELSVGDWLIFDNMGSGTLGEQSTFNDYQRPLIYYMMSFSDWDEMQDAGIASDTLMKNFFFVPSCIQLSPEDRFSTAA; encoded by the exons ATGGCACCAATAAAACCATTTTATCCTGTAAGATGCAATTCTACTCCAGGTGTACTTGAAATTTTGGGAACCCTTGGCGTCGGATTTGCATGTTCCAGTAAA tctgaaatggCATTGGTACAAGACCTGGGCATTTCTCCTGAAAACATTATATATACAAATCCTTGCAAGCAAGCTTCTCAGATAAAGTATGCAGCGAAAGCTGGGATAAACATCATGACTTGTGACAATGATATTGAGCTGAAGAAAATTGCACGTAACCATCCAAATGCTAA GCTCTTACTGCACATTGCCACAGAAGACATTACTGCTGATGAGGAGATGAATATGAAGTTTGGCACCACCCTGAAGAGCTGTAGGCACCTCATGGAATGTGCTAAGGAGTTGGGAGTCCAAATAGTTGGTGTCAA atttcatGTTTCAGGCTCTTGCAAGGAACTGCAAACGTACATTCATGCTATATCTGATGCCCGGTGTGTGTTTGACATGGCT GAAGAATTTGGCTTTAAGATGAACATGTTGGATATTGGTGGGGGCTTCACGGGTTCAGAGCTTCAGCTGGAAGAG GTTAATCACGTTATCAGGCCATTGCTGGATGTCTACTTTCCTAAGGAATCTGGTGTTAATGTGATTGCAGAGCCTGGATTTTACTATGTTTCATCTGCATTTACACTAGCAGTTAACATCATTGCAAAGAAGACTGTTGAGTATGATAAACTTCTTCCTTCTGGAG TGGAGCAAACCAGGAATGATGATGAACCAGTATTTACGTATTACATAAATGATGGTGTTTATGGTTCTTTTGCAAGTAAATTGTCTGAGAAACTGAATACTATCCCAGAGGTTCACAAG AAATACAAGGAAGATGAGCCTCTGTTCGCGAGCAGCCTTTGGGGTCCATCCTGTGATGAGCTTGATCAAATTGTGGAAAACTGTCTTCTTCCTGAGTTGAGCGTTGGAGACTGGCTGATCTTTGATAATATGGGTTCTGGTACCTTAGGTGAACAGTCTACCTTTAACGACTATCAGAGGCCACTGATTTACTACATGATGTCTTTCAGTGATTG ggATGAGATGCAAGATGCTGGAATTGCTTCAGACACATTGATGAAGAACTTCTTCTTTGTGCCTTCTTGCATTCAGCTGAGCCCAGAAGACCGCTTTTCCACTGCAGCTTAA
- the KLF10 gene encoding Krueppel-like factor 10, whose product MEMMTEKQRDTRYFWNNTPEKSDFEAVEALISMSCNWKSDFKKHAEMRPITPASDMSEESDETLLPGAADFNAIPAFCLTPPYSPSDLEMSQVVHPSAPAPAAALGKSLAEAAKPPLATPRREAERPPAAGPLKAQVTSVIRHTADAQLCNRKTCPVRTASVLKYQDSLSRETNSKQNAKVERSVCSSVALSRAGDESSELLVAEGKTTEPAVGPVPLTKPSVSRHQPVPGSAQQSAAVAPPCPAQGSGAPPVPVICQMVPLTTNNNVVTAVVPNTTPSQQPALCQPMVFMGTQVPKGAVMFVVPQPVVQSAKAPIISPNGTRLSPIAPAPGFIPSTAKTTPPVDSSRIRSHICSYPGCGKTYFKSSHLKAHVRTHTGEKPFSCSWKGCERRFARSDELSRHRRTHTGEKKFACPMCERRFMRSDHLTKHARRHLSAKKLPNWQMEVSKLNDIAVPPTSATAQ is encoded by the exons atggagatgatgactgagaaacagagagatACTAGGTATTTCTGGAACAATACTCCTGAAAAAAGCGATTTCGAGGCTGTAGAAGCCCTTATTTCTATGAGTTGCAACTGGAAATCAGACTtcaaaaaacatgcagaaatgaGACCTATAACTCCAGCATCTGATATGTCAGAAGAGAGTGACGAGACTTTGCTTCCTGGAGCAGCGGACTTTAATGCGATACCAGCATTT TGCCTGACCCCCCCCTACAGCCCTTCCGACTTGGAGATGTCACAGGTGGTCCATCCGTCGGCACCAGCACCTGCTGCAGCGCTCGGCAAGTCGCTGGCCGAGGCTGCCAAGCCTCCTCTGGCCACACCTcggagagaggcagagaggcCTCCAGCAGCCGGGCCTCTGAAGGCTCAAGTGACGAGTGTTATCCGCCACACGGCTGATGCCCAGCTTTGTAATCGCAAAACCTGCCCGGTGAGAACAGCCAGTGTGCTGAAATACCAGGACAGTCTTTCGAGGGAAACAAACAGTAAACAAAATGCCAAAGTAGAACGTTCAGTGTGTTCCTCCGTGGCACTGAGCAGAGCCGGTGATGAGAGCAGTGAACTGCTggtggcagaaggaaaaacCACAGAACCAGCTGTCGGTCCGGTGCCCCTGACAAAGCCCTCAGTCAGCAGACATCAGCCTGTCCCTGGGTCGGCACAGCAGTCGGCAGCGGTGGCACCGCCGTGCCCTGCCCAAGGCAGTGGAGCTCCCCCTGTGCCAGTGATTTGCCAGATGGTCCCGCTGACGACAAACAACAACGTTGTGACGGCCGTAGTGCCCAACACCACACCGAGCCAGCAGCCGGCTCTCTGTCAGCCCATGGTCTTCATGGGCACCCAAGTTCCCAAAGGTGCTGTTATGTTTGTTGTGCCCCAGCCAGTTGTGCAGAGCGCAAAGGCTCCCATTATTAGTCCGAACGGCACGAGACTTTCTCCCATTGCCCCTGCTCCCGGCTTCATACCTTCTACAGCAAAAACCACTCCTCCCGTTGATTCTTCAAGAATAAGAAGTCACATTTGCAGCTACCCAGGATGTGGGAAAACGTACTTCAAGAGCTCCCATTTGAAGGCTCACGTCAGAACACACACAG gagaAAAGCCATTTAGTTGTAGTTGGAAAGGCTGTGAGAGAAGGTTTGCACGGTCTGATGAACTGTCTCGCCATCGCAGAACGCATACCGGGGAGAAGAAGTTTGCCTGCCCAATGTGTGAGCGGCGGTTCATGAGGAGCGACCACTTAACGAAGCACGCGCGTCGCCACTTATCGGCTAAGAAGTTACCAAACTGGCAAATGGAAGTGAGCAAGTTAAACGATATTGCTGTGCCACCAACGTCTGCGACCGCGCAGTGA